In Glycine max cultivar Williams 82 chromosome 10, Glycine_max_v4.0, whole genome shotgun sequence, the DNA window TAGGAACCTCTGCAACTTCACAAAATAAGTGATGAAGCAGAGGGGACAAACAATTTTACTTGCACAGGTTTTTTCCTCTAAGCTTGAGGGACAGCCTGCTGAAGACATCGTAAAGCTTTCTGATAATTAAAGAAACCCATGAACCAGAAATCGAAATCATCCACAGTAACTATTTCTATGTATTTTTGTGAAGGCTTCTCCACATTCTGACTTTTGTTGACAGACTttatctttgtaaggggaattGAGACCTGAAATGACATAGAAATTGAAGTAACATATCAGCAAAAGTATGAAGAAAGATTAAGGAGATTGCTAGAAAACATTTGCATAGACTAGAcactataaaaataattaaaaagaaattcacCTTATAATGGACTCTAACATCTTCTCCATTTGGGGAAGAGATCTTGATGGATCTATCACTGCAAAAAGCAACTTTATGGGTGGATATGAAGAGAAGACCAGCTATAGGACCAGATGTGGTTGATAAGTAGCATTGTGATGCTTTCAACAGCTTCTCCCCTTCTCTCACACTAAACAGTTGCATGAAAACTTTCTCTACTCCACCAACCTGAAGAATTCTGGCTCCCATACTTAATTTCCCTTTCACTGTATCTGTTATCTTTGGTCCAAGCCTCACTGCATTTTACAACAACAGTTTCAAGCCATCAATAAGAGCTTCATTTTGTTTTCCAATAATCATGTCAAATTATGCATCATACAAATTATGACAGAAGATTGTTCTATATCTTGCAACTAAGCAAAagcgaaaaataaaatttaagttgttaaagattatatatataccaTGCTCTCGGAATCTTTGTAAGAATCCAGATTTGTGATGAAAGGGTGCTCTATTTTGCTTTGATTTAGTGATGGACTTGCTGTATTTGCCACACGAATCAGGCAAAAGATATCTCTTTGACGACTTCCCAACATGGTATGTTGAGGCGACAGAAATTCCATTAGCTAGGTCATGAAGAAATGAGCCCTTCATTTTTGTTGTTATCTTTCAGGAATTTTCCTCTTATCTCTTGGAGGGTCTTTTGAGCAATGACAAGCTTGTGAATTATATTCAAGAGCTCTTAACACTTTGGTTGATGAATTCTTGTGTTCTATTAGGGTAAATATATATGGCCAAAAGGAAACAAGTTGACTCCTGACTTTTTGCTGGATGGGTCAGATATGGATCATCATGAAgactaaaaggaaaaaagtaattaaaaatttgaagattTGCATGTTCGGTTGCCCATAGAAAAAAAGATacatgaaaaagaaagatgtgtttattaattaaagaattgaaAGCAACTTTGTGATGCTAATTAAAAGTATCCCTCTGGATGTTGATTCTgttgaatttaaatataaaatcctTATATGCATAAAAACTTGGAACGTGTGGTTGGACTTAATGGTTGGCTGGCTGGCTGTTACTGCTTATATTGAGACAAAAGACGAATTAAGGTTCTGTTATGCTTTTAGCTTTCACCGCATTTGGATATTGACTCTAGGTGGCCATTAGTTTGCATATGTGATTTCAACAATGCATATTGAACTAATTGGTGTTGTTCTTTTATATATCTACATTCTACGGGTATAATGCTCTCACGTTTACTATTTCTGGCTGAAGGTTTTGTGTATGCAACtagggaaagaaaataagaaagaaaaggtaATTCCATCAACCCCCTTATAAGAAATTAGAGGGAATAAAATCACCCAGGGCAATTTTAATTTCTGGATCCTcagggaaaaataaataaatactaataatacTAAGAAACTATTTAGCTTTTAGGAAATGCCACCCTTTTGAGAATGGGTGGAAGAAAAAATAGTAACATATTTTGGTTTGTTGGGACAATGCCACGTACATGATGACAAAGCACGTCAATTGGCacattatttattcataattgCAAATGTAAAGGTGTCATTTAAGCTTTCTGAGCTGGAATTTTACCTTTATGATGCCATACCTCTCTTAAGTTTTACTATTATTAGATAAAGTAAAGAGGGGAAAAAGTTTGCACCCACCACATTGTCTAATGCCTGTCTTTAATAGTATATTTTAAGTGTTAAACTTGAGAAccaataatattaattgaagGTGCATATTTCATGTCTGAGATAGATCATGAATTGGTGTTGAAAATTTAAGCAAGGGTCTGAGGAATTCATTGGTCTCTCCTGGAATGAAGATCACAACTATCAAAATCAGATGGGGTTCCTCTATCTTTTCAAGTCATATCATGCATGCATAAGAATAGAAGAACATCCTTCTGGAGAtgagaaaatcattttggacCTAGCTAACTAATAGAAACACAAGCATCATTCACTAATGAAACCCGCCACTGTGCTTTATTAGTGGGTGAAAAGACTATCATAAAGTGAGTTAGCTAGGTGTTAATGCTATATATGGCaaggtttaaactttaaagaaaAAGGAGACATGGCTATGTTACATGACATGGACAAATCATTCTCACATCATCCCTCAATGTATAGGGGAAGACATACCTCAATGTTTTGTGGAAAAGGAAATGGCCAAATCATTCCCACATCATCCCTATGCCCCACACGGATCGAAAGCTTACACTTGAAGTTCATTCATCACTTTCTGTTTTGCATTTTGAAAGGGAGAAGAACAtcattattttgttatatgtaCACCACAATTGGCTTTACCTAGTTATAAGAGGAATTAATGTTGTTTGTACCCCTGAAATTTCAGGAGAGTGATTCAATTCACTAAACCTGAATCTTCTTTAAATATTCTTGTGCTTCTGATTTATGGCAATTCCTGTGTACATACATGTATTCTCGTGTTAAGTTGTGCATGCTGTCAAGTGGTGTGATTGATTGAAAGAACACCAGTTATGTGCTTCTAGTTGTCAAGTGGGTACCAACTAATGGTTTACAGGTATAAGAAGTTAACATTGATACTGCAGGAACCTTATCATGTAcccacaaaattaaattttgtaccCGACAAACCCTTTCCAGTAACCATTTATATCACAATCCACTGCCTTGACTTTtgtaaaataggaaaaaaaagggAGGGGTCCATTTGTTTTACATTGCAAAATCatacttataaatatattattttcattttacacGTTGCTATTTTTCATGGTATTTCAAATTTATCATCAAAGAGACGATGGAATAGAAGGGGACAAAGAACTAAATTAATTTCAGGTATCTGGATTAAAATACCACTTAAAATGGTAATTTTCGTAGCAAtggtatattttcattttatacatttttaaacTATGCGGGATTTTGTTGCCTAAAAAAtggtgaaaaaatatatttaaatgtaaGCCCGCACGTCTTGTGATGCCATTTAAAAACCATTTCTTCAATATATAACATCacttatatgaattttttattttttatttgcgtTAACATGCTTTGATTTATTGTAATAAAACTAGATGGCTATACAGGTTCCATCAAAATATTTAGTGATTTTAGCACATGAACATGATGatctattgaaaaaaaaataagcaagcaaaaaatataaaaaaaaattgaag includes these proteins:
- the LOC100804129 gene encoding GEM-like protein 4, whose amino-acid sequence is MKGSFLHDLANGISVASTYHVGKSSKRYLLPDSCGKYSKSITKSKQNRAPFHHKSGFLQRFREHVRLGPKITDTVKGKLSMGARILQVGGVEKVFMQLFSVREGEKLLKASQCYLSTTSGPIAGLLFISTHKVAFCSDRSIKISSPNGEDVRVHYKVSIPLTKIKSVNKSQNVEKPSQKYIEIVTVDDFDFWFMGFFNYQKALRCLQQAVPQA